The DNA sequence tccaaaatcaacaTGTCAGCGGGTTTGATTCCTTCCGAGGTCATGAGGGAAGGATGTGTCCAGGCCTTTCCTTGGCTGCCGGCTGTCTTCCTATCGTCTTCcctctgtgcttttctgtatCTAAATTTCGttgtaatagaaaaagaaaaagccaatttCCTCTTCTCAGGACCCACCTTCATGGCCTCATTTTAACGTAATCGTCTCTTTAAAGCCCTGGTATCCAAATCCGGCCCCACTCTGAGGTCCTAGAGGTTAGGACTTCtgtgaatttggggaggatgTCATTCAGCGCCTATCCTCACCAAGGCCAGTCACCCGCCTTGCAGATCCTCACTATTCTGACGGGGGAAGCAGCAGGACATCCAGGGCGTGGGTGGTGGCCAGGCGGTGACAGGGGAAGAGACAGCAAGGTCAGGAGGAGGCCTGAGGACTGGACAAGGTGGAGGTCCCAGGGACCCGGACAGGAGTGGTTCCAAGGTGCATCTTGGGTCCTGCTTCCAGTTTGTTTTGTGCCTTTTCTTTCCgctgtttttctcctttgctcgTTTCTCTGGAGTCATTGAAAGTTTGACTTGCCAttgggttttcctttttctttttcttttaagtcctcTTTTCTTCAGCCGGTTTAGAAATGACACATCGCGTTTCTTGTAACATAGGGCTGCTGGGCCGGGGGCATTGCGGACTTCCGGGGTGGGGCCGTCCTGGGCACCTCAGGTTGTTGAGCAGCACCCTTGGCCTCCGCCCACCAGATGCAGCAGTGTCCCTGTCCCCTCTCAatcatgacaaccaaaaatgtctccagaaaaaaatgcctccagacattgACTAGTAACCCTTTGGGGCAGAATCATCCCTGCTGTGAGAAGCCCTGAGGTGTGGTGACTACCACTGACATGGCAGTTAACAAGGTAATATTTCCCCTCCTGAAAACACAGGGTCCTGACCACCCTCTTCTATCTTCCCTATTTTTCTCTGTGGCTCCACCTTGTttctctcagtcttttttttttttttttttttaattgtgaaatgtGTCCCAAAAAGAGTCTGTAAGACCGCTGTGGTTTAACGCACGGCCGTGAGAGCCTGTGACCGTCATGGGTTCTTCCTGCCTTGGCTGTCCCATGTGCGCCTCGTGCCGGTcactctcttgcttttctttaggTGTTTTCAACTTCCTGTGTGTCCCTAAACCACGTGGTGTTGagctctgagagcagagagcacGCAGAGCCCTGGCTGAGCAAGGGAAGGGCCAGGTGGCCAGAGGCACCACCGCCGGGGGTCTGTGCCAGTGGGCTCAGGGCACCGGTTTCGGGGGCTCCCGGGGTGTCGGCCATAGTGCGGGACCAGCAGAACGAGGAGACCACGCTCCATCATCTCGGAGTCCTGGGCCAGTAGGTGTGGCCTGTTCTGTCCTGGCTGGGACTTCATTCTGGAACTTCCCGGACACGTGCCTAGGGATGGGGTTCTCGGCCCGCAGCACCTGGAACCGTGCGGTCCTGGGGAGTTCCCATTGCCTGGCTCCATTAACGTCTCCCTCTGCTCGGATGTCTCTTTCCAGAACTCTCTTTCTTTGGAAGATTCTTCTGGGTCAGTCCTCTGATTTCCTTTGTCCCCTCCCTTGTTTTCCATTATCTTTtatgtctctgttcctcctgcaAGATCTCTACAACTTTATCCGCCACCtccatttccctcccttctcttcctctgtatcCACTCCCGCTCCCGGCCGCTTccgccctctcctccctcttgcccacccccagccctcactgcctttcttccttctccagcccgtcttcctcttctcccctgaCTTGTCGCCTCCAGACCCATTGGAACTGGAAGTTTTACAACACTTGCGTTTCTTCTCCccacctttcctcctctcttcactTCCTGCTCCCAGGCCTTTGCTCTGGGTGGCCCTTCGCTCAGCACAGAGGCTCATCCCCCAGAAGCCCCCACAGGTACCCAGGTGGCCTGAGCCACACCAACATGCAGAGAGCCGCCTCCCAAACCACTCCAATCCTCTTTGTAAAAGCAGTCTGCTCTTTtattcagaagaatgaacccCCACTTCTGCctcaaatgggggaggggggcgtgccATCTGGGAACAATGGCCCTGGGATCCTCTGCCAGTGGGCCCAGGGCAACAGTTTTGAGGCAGAAACCTGGGATCCAAGGGGGCCACAGCTCAGGCACTGCGGTGAAGTGGACCCGCACAGCAGGCGCTGCGGGGACTCCCAGGCCCGCCTTGCacctgaggacactgaggcacacaCGGAGGAGGCGGCCGGGAACCGCGAGCTCGGCCCGGACCTCGGGGCCCCAGGAGCGTCTTCTGCGGGCGGCTAGGAGCCCGCCAGGTACCGGTGGAAGTACAGGCCGAAGAGGCTGGAGAGCAGTTGGCAGGCGGCGGTCCACCAGATGAGGAAGGTGAGGACGCCGCGGAGGAAGAGGGGCGTGAGCAGGCTGCTCAGGGCCCCTGCGATCCGGGCCGCCGTCTGCTGGGCCTCATCCTCCTCGGGGCCCACCAGGCGATCGTGGGCTGAGGACGGGGGAGGGGACAGCATGGGAACCGGGCCCAGGCCCCAGGAGTAGCCGCCTGTGAAGGTGAAGGCACAGGCGGGGTTTGACCGCTGGGACCCCCACCCATCGCCACCATCCCAAACTCTGACTCCTGGCCCCTACCCCGACTTcgggcccctcctcccctctccgcGTCTCCAGGCCCTCggggctccacccccaccctacccccaccctacccccacgTACCACCACGTCGGGTCTCCggctccacctcctccacctaTCTCAGCTCTAACACCAGCGGcggccctccccgccccgccccggccccgcccgcgccaggctccgcccccgccccggccccggccccgcccaggCCCCTTCTCACCCAGCGTCTTGAGCAGCAGCGTGCAGTTGAAAGTGAGGATGAGGGGCGTCAGGTACTGCAGGCTCACCACTGTCACGTAGCAGTAGACCCGCACCACCTAGTGGGCAGGTAGCAGTGGCtacggggcggggggaggtggcagggggcaGCCTTCTGGGCTTCGGGTGACCCTACGCCCCAGGGATCGGGATCCTGCCCTGAGCCCCGTGTTCCCTCCCAACCTCGGGAGCCCGTACCCGCCTCTGGATCTCACGGGCCTCTATGCGGCCGGCCTCCCGCCGCAGCTGCTCCACGCGGGCCTTGGCCAGGCACAGGTAGGCCTGCAGGTGGGGCCGGGTCACGGCCAGCCTTAGCAGGCACAACGCCACCAGCACCCAGAGGCGCAGTGAGTCGAAGGCTGAGTCCGACAGCCTGTGGGGAGGGGAATGAAGGGGTCGGGAGGCCGCCCCTGCCCCGGGATTTTCCCCCAGGACCCAAGgctcttccctgagcctcagagaCTGGGGCACACAGAGGGGCCCCCAactgccctccctcccaaccccaccaGATTCGCACAGGGAGAAGGTCATCTCCCCAGCAGGTGCCTGGTGCAGGAAGTCCCGTGCAATGGGCTTGGTCCAGAGCCCCAGGATGATCAGAGGGGACAGGAAGCTCATCTGCAGAAGGAACCTACGGGGCAAGGGCGCAGAGGTGTGAGTCCTGGGCACCCACCATCCCCCTAGCCCCTCCTTTAGATTCCCAGCCGCCCTCCCATCTGGCACTCCGCATAACTGCAGCATGGGCCGGTCTTCCGACATGGTCAGCGCATCCAGGTGGGTCTGGGCCAGCCGCAGGCCTGGAAAGGTGAGGAAGGCCCCCAGCATGGATCCCACGAATGCCAGCCCCATGCGGATAGCCAGCTTGGCCAGAGGGAGCCTGAGGAGAAGAGGTGGGTCAGGAGGCTCTGAAGCCTGTCAGTACCCCACCTGCAGGTCACAGCCTGCCCTTGCCCCACCTCACTTCCCAGGACTCACGCCCAGTCCCAGCCCTGCATCTTCAGAAGTGGCTCCAAGTTCTGGGTCATACTGGTGAGGCCTAGGGAAGACAAGGAGAGGGCAGTGTCTAATAACCGCTGGTGCCTCAGAGTGTGCTTCTACTCCCCAGATATGCTTCTACCCCCCAGAGAGGAACGAACCAGTGGGAGCCAGGCCCGGTGCCAGGCAAAAGGACTACTTTGTGCTCTGGAtatgggcaatttttttttcaacgaatAGGAACCTGTACCAGGCAGACACCCTTGATTGGACTaggggagatgggggtggggtagacTACTGAGTCTGAGCTTCCTGGATAATACCAGGAATCCAGAGGGGCATGAAGGACTCCCATAGGAGAAAACCAAAGTTTTGGAAAGAATCCTCAATGCAGGCCCTTGGATTTTCCACAGAgtaagagcaaataaaaatggGCTCACAACCAAAATCATCAAACACACCAGGGAATAAATCACGATAAAGGAGagtcagcagaaagaaaaaaagaaaaaagaaagaaggaaagacaagttTATACCCTGCAGATTACAGAAATTTTGTAGGTGTTATCATGTGTGAAACgattgaggaaaataaaagttggaGTCACAGAAAGGTGACACGAGGCTACCTCAGATGATCAGGTATATTTGCAAAGGAACCAATTAAGCTCACCCAAAGGGAAAATACAATTATTGGAATGATAGGTTGTTAAATGGCATATTCAAATCAGccaaaggaggaatgaatgaattggaTCTGATCACTCAGATTCCAACTCAGAAAGATAAAAAGGTAGGAAATATGAAGGGAGATTAAGAGCATAGAAATTGCAGCATCAGTCAAAAAGGAGGCCgagagagagaagtgaagagagaatggaggaggagagATCTTGGAAAAGAATGACTGAAAAGTCTGCAGAATGAATGACACATACAAAGTATATCAAACtggataaatacaatgaaatccATACCTAGACACTGTAGTGAAACTGGaataccaaaaacaaagagaTCGCAAAGCAGCCAGGGATTTAAGACAGATCACCTATAGAGGAAAGACAATTAGATTGGCAGCCAATGTCGACAGCaatcacagaaaaagaacaaatagaaagtgaaaaggcaagatGGCAGAAACAATGTCAAATATGTCAGTAATCATAATAAATGTAAGCAGGTTAAACTTTAAAGTTCAATGACACAGACTGTCAGACTTGATTGAAAATACCCagctgtatgtttttaaaaaaatttttttaatgtttatttgtttttgagagacagagtgtgagtgggggaggagcagagagagagagagagaaagacacagaatctgaagcaggctccaggctctgagctgtcagcacagagcccgatgcgggggctctaactcacaagccatgagatcatgacctgagctgaagtcagacgcttaatggactgagccacccaggcgccccgcagctctatgttttttaaaggagacatacctcaacataaggTTCCTGTAAGGTTGAAAGAAAAGGGATGTTAAAAAGTCATGacaaatactaatcaaaagaaaggtgGTATTGTGTATTTGAGAGTTGCTAAGGGAGCAGATCAtcacaagaacaaaaaaagttATAACTGTATGGTGATGCATGTTAACTAGATTAATCCTagggatcattttgtaatgtatacaaatattaaatcttgatgttgtatacctgaaactaacaatgttatatgtcaattatatgtcaactaaagaaaagaaagctggaaaggCTACATTTTTGCCACACAAACTATAGTAAGACAGAATGTATTATTAGAATCAGAATACATCCTAATAAAATGGTTGATTCACCAGGAATGTGTAGCAATTCTAAACTTGTAAACACCTTGTCAGTTAGccacaaaacatataaagaaaacactgataggggcgcctgggtggctcagtcggttaagtggccaacttcagcccaggtcatgatctcacggtctgtgagttctagccccgcatcgggctctatgctggcagctcggagcctggagcctgcttcagattctgtgtctccctctctctctgcccctcccccattcacactctgtctctctctgcctttaaaaaatgaataaatgtttaaaaaattgtaaaaatgtaaaaaatgtaaaaaaaaaaaaaaaaaaaaaacactgacagAATAATCTGGAGAAATTGAGGGCTCCACCATCTCCAAGGGAGATTAACCCTTTAATGACTGACCAAaagttaggaaggaaggagattTGAATTTATTGGGTAGAGTCAGGGAATAAATGTTCTTCAAAAAGTCACTAAAACTGATCATATTCTAAGGCTATGAtgcaagtcttaacaaattttaaaggatttactTCAAGTAGACCATCTTCCGTAAGCATACTGCAATTAagctagaaaaaattttttaacaacttAAAGTTCCACATTCAAGGGGCACCTCCTAGCTCAGTCCATGGAGCTTGCAACTCTTGAGTTCCAggctgtgaattcgagccccatgctggatggagagattacttaaaaaacataaaatcttaaaaaaataagtaaagttccACGTTCGAAGTTtcttaaaaaggttaaaaaagaaatcacaatggaaaCTTTAAAATACGCAGAACTGCCTGATGATGAAAATTACAAGTCAAAACTTATGGGGTGGACAAAAGTGGGACTTAGTAAAATATTTACAGCCTTATATGTGATAAATGCTAGAAATAGAAGAAGCTAAAAATTAGTGACGTAAGTAGCCAACTAAGAAAttggaaacaagagaaagaaacctACCAGAGGAGTGCTATAATACAAAAGCCAGAGGTCCTAGCCACACAAAAGGGAAAAGTTGGACAAGATGAAAGAAAACCACAAGAACCCACAATTCACTAAAAATACAATTGTATAGCAAGGTTGTCCCATGGAAAACACTCAGTTTGATCCCTATCTCATAACACAGTAGTGAACTACCAGGAGTTTAAGGGTTTATGTGAAAGCTAAAACTTGAAGTATATACGTATATagtatttgagagagggagagcacaagtgcaagtgggagagaggggcactgggagggagagggagagagagagagagagagagagcaggctccacacttagctcAAAGCCCGGtccaaggctcgatcccacgaccctgggatcacgacctgagccgaaatcaagagaaggatgctcaactgactgagctacgcaggcacccccaaaacttgaaatattgtgttggaaaatataaaagtctTTCTGATtgtagggaaaggaaggaaatttcttcaagacaaaaatcaactaaaataatGAATTGCTTGCTGTCCATCAAAAGACACCAGAGGTGAAGGTTACAGCTGTATTCAATGGCTCAGCCCAAaaaagtgtggtgtgtgtgcgtgtggagaAAAGATAACGCAAACATGGCCAAAGGAAGCTAGGTCAAGGGCGTATGGAGTGTCATTAGAGGATTCTTTGAACTGTTCTGTacgtttgaaatttttcaaaatacagcATTTGGGGACAATTTTTTTCAAGAGGAAAACACAccacaaagaaagtgaaaagcacCACAAATTAGAGGGTACagttctcccccactcacacccacattttaacttctttaaaattgGGATACATAGGACCATTGATGGCATATAATACTTTAAGTAACAgtgttttttatcttctttcagcAGTTCATGAAATAATGGTGTGTCAGATTTGATAGGAGGAAGTATGTGCAACACATGTAACGAAGGTTTagtttccagaatatataaagagactctgaaaaccaacaagaaaaaaaataaagatatatagcCCAAGAAAAGCTTCATAACATTGGATTTGACAATGATGtcttggatatgataccaaaggtacacacaacaacaaaaaaaaaagtagataatttGGACTCATGAGAATTAACCATTTTTGTACATCAAAAGATacgactggggtgcctgggtgcctcagtcagttaagcgtcaactcttgatttcggctcaggtcataatctcagagttcatgggtttgagccgtgggttgggctccacactgatggtgtggagcctgcttgggattctctttctccctctctctctgcctttcccatgctctctctctctctctctctctcaaaatggatagataaacttacacacacacacacacacacacatacacacacacacacacacaatcaattgagtgaaaaggcaacccacatcactggagagaatatttgcaaatcatacatacAATAAGGGATTCATATCCCGAAAATAGAATGTAGAGAGAGAACTCTGAAAACTGATCACCAAAAAAATAGGTTCAAACAAAAGGCAAAGCGGGGAGCggggtggtgcctggctggctcagttggtagagagtacaactcttgatctcaagcttgtgagttcaagtctcctgttggatgtagagataacttaaaaataaactctttgtggggtgcctgggtggcttagttggttaagcatccgacttgatcttggctcaggtcatgatctcacggttcgtgagattgagccccacaacaggatttgctctctccctctctgcccctccatt is a window from the Leopardus geoffroyi isolate Oge1 chromosome A2, O.geoffroyi_Oge1_pat1.0, whole genome shotgun sequence genome containing:
- the TMEM161A gene encoding transmembrane protein 161A isoform X1, giving the protein MAVLGVQLVVTLLTATLMHRLAPHCSFARWLLCNGSLFRYKHPSEEELRALEGKPKSRGRKERWANGYSEEKPLSVPRDAPFQLETCPLTAVDALVLRFFLEYQWFVDFAVYSGGVYVFTEAYYYALGPAKETNIAVFWCLLTVAFSIKMFLTVTRLYFSAEEGGERSVCLTFAFLFLLLAMLVQVVREETLELGLEPGLTSMTQNLEPLLKMQGWDWALPLAKLAIRMGLAFVGSMLGAFLTFPGLRLAQTHLDALTMSEDRPMLQFLLQMSFLSPLIILGLWTKPIARDFLHQAPAGEMTFSLCESGGVGREGSWGPLCVPQSLRLREEPWVLGENPGAGAASRPLHSPPHRLSDSAFDSLRLWVLVALCLLRLAVTRPHLQAYLCLAKARVEQLRREAGRIEAREIQRRVVRVYCYVTVVSLQYLTPLILTFNCTLLLKTLGGYSWGLGPVPMLSPPPSSAHDRLVGPEEDEAQQTAARIAGALSSLLTPLFLRGVLTFLIWWTAACQLLSSLFGLYFHRYLAGS
- the TMEM161A gene encoding transmembrane protein 161A isoform X2, with the translated sequence MAVLGVQLVVTLLTATLMHRLAPHCSFARWLLCNGSLFRYKHPSEEELRALEGKPKSRGRKERWANGYSEEKPLSVPRDAPFQLETCPLTAVDALVLRFFLEYQWFVDFAVYSGGVYVFTEAYYYALGPAKETNIAVFWCLLTVAFSIKMFLTVTRLYFSAEEGGERSVCLTFAFLFLLLAMLVQVVREETLELGLEPGLTSMTQNLEPLLKMQGWDWALPLAKLAIRMGLAFVGSMLGAFLTFPGLRLAQTHLDALTMSEDRPMLQFLLQMSFLSPLIILGLWTKPIARDFLHQAPAGEMTFSLLSDSAFDSLRLWVLVALCLLRLAVTRPHLQAYLCLAKARVEQLRREAGRIEAREIQRRVVRVYCYVTVVSLQYLTPLILTFNCTLLLKTLGGYSWGLGPVPMLSPPPSSAHDRLVGPEEDEAQQTAARIAGALSSLLTPLFLRGVLTFLIWWTAACQLLSSLFGLYFHRYLAGS
- the TMEM161A gene encoding transmembrane protein 161A isoform X3 gives rise to the protein MHRLAPHCSFARWLLCNGSLFRYKHPSEEELRALEGKPKSRGRKERWANGYSEEKPLSVPRDAPFQLETCPLTAVDALVLRFFLEYQWFVDFAVYSGGVYVFTEAYYYALGPAKETNIAVFWCLLTVAFSIKMFLTVTRLYFSAEEGGERSVCLTFAFLFLLLAMLVQVVREETLELGLEPGLTSMTQNLEPLLKMQGWDWALPLAKLAIRMGLAFVGSMLGAFLTFPGLRLAQTHLDALTMSEDRPMLQFLLQMSFLSPLIILGLWTKPIARDFLHQAPAGEMTFSLLSDSAFDSLRLWVLVALCLLRLAVTRPHLQAYLCLAKARVEQLRREAGRIEAREIQRRVVRVYCYVTVVSLQYLTPLILTFNCTLLLKTLGGYSWGLGPVPMLSPPPSSAHDRLVGPEEDEAQQTAARIAGALSSLLTPLFLRGVLTFLIWWTAACQLLSSLFGLYFHRYLAGS